GAAGCACGGGATAACTTAGTTGAAGCGTTAGAGCTATTCTTTGAAACAGCAGCCGCTGCTGAAATCCAAGAACGACTGCATACAGAGGTTTTTGTGACACGCTTAGAGGTGAGCGTTGGGTAAGCTAGGTGTTCTTTCTGGTGGAGAAGTTTGCAAAATTCTAGAGCAGCATGGCTTTGTACAAGTACGCCAGCGTGGTAGTCATATAATTATGCAATTGCAAACAGAAGACTCAACAATAACTGTTCCTGTCCCTGCTCACGATAAGCTACGTACTGGCACTTTACAGTCTATTCTTCGCCAGTCAGGACTTCCTCGCGCCCTTTTTGAAGTGGACTCATGACAAGTGGCGATCGTGCTCAAATTCAAAATTCAAAATTCAAAAAAAGAAAAAAGAAAAATGAGATATAGCAGTTGCCAGGTAGATTAGGACATCAACTAATGAGAAAACATGGAAACCACGGGACAATTCCCAGCCTGCTCCCCTTCGGATTCGCAGTCGCCTGCGGAGGAGCCAGTACTGTTCGCGCAGCGTGGCACTTTGTGCCATAGGAGGGTTTCCCTCACTTGGTATCTGGCGTTGGAAACCCTCCCGCAGCGCTGTCTCACCTGCTCCCTGCTCCCTGCTCCCTGCTATATGATAAGTATTTTTCCGGACATGATATTATTGAGTTTCATACACCGAAAATGCGTCAGCTATCGGGTTTTGCTGTGGAATAAGCTTGAATTGGGGCGACTAGTACCGCTGCGCGGAATTCAAAATTCAAAATTCAAAATGAATAGAGTGTAAGCTTTTCAGAGATTTTGAATGGTATGCTTATTTACGCCGCGCTGTACTAGTGAAACTAAAGCGCCCCTTTCAAATACTTGTGAACAAATCTTGACTCCCTACAAGCGTACTAACACAGGTTGATTTTGTGCAGCATTGACTGAGTTTGAATCTGACTCAGTGCAATAAATTTCACAGGAGTTATTCGGAGTTTCCATTAATTTTACTTTGTATAGTGTCGCTCCTAATTCCTGAATGGGCGATCGCAGCAGTTGACTGATACAAAGTGCAATATTCTCAGCAGTGGGAACAACTTCAGCAAAGTATGGAACGTCTTTGTTTAAGAAGCTGTGGTCAAATAGCTCAATAACGTACTCTTTTATAGCTTGATTCAAAGCGCCCAAATCAACAATCATCCCAGTGCGTGGATCAATCTCCCCTTTTACAGTCACTTCTAAATGATAGTTGTGCCCATGACCGTTGGGATTAGCGCACTTACCGTAAATCTTGAAGTTTTCTTCGCCGCTAAGACGAGGATGAGCTAGCTTATGGGCGGCGCTAAAATAAGTGCTGAGTGTGAGGTATGCTTCCATGCCGTTTCCTAAATAATCAGCCCAAAGTTCGGGATGCTCAAAAAGCTGTATACGCACTAAAGGTAAATCAGGTTTTAGTCGTTGCCAAATTACCCGTGCAATGTTTTCTGGGGTGGGTAGAGTTTGTTGAAACTCTAACCATACATCGTTGAGATAGGAAAAGTCCAGTATACTCGTCACTTTTCGGTTAATAACGTGTTTGACGTTGGACAAGTTGAGAATCATGCCATATTCATCCAATTCTCCAACCAGGGAGACAAATAAGACATAATTGTGTCCATATCCGGGAAATCTTGAACAAGCACCAAATTTCTGAATATTTTCTGCTTCACTCAGTTCTGGCAACCAATAGCGATGACTTGCCGAAAACTGAGCGCGACGACTTATAATACATAGCATAAGCAAGCTGTGAGTAAAATTTAAAATTTCTTAAATCTTACTGCTTCCAGTATAAACAAATTCTGGTGTAAGTTGTTAATTGTTGGTTGTTGGTCAACATTCCTGGTTTAACTTAGGACTTAAGCACTGTACAAATGCACCCACTTATGCATTCAGACAAGTTAGCTTTGTCGGCAGGTTTGGCACAACCAAGACGACATTCACATCATTTGCAACCCGTCCGGCTTGGATTGCTCCAGTTTGGACGCTTTGCAGTTTGTCTATCTACAGACTTCTAGTTTGTGAGCCTAACCTTACTTCTGCATAAAATAACTTTGCTTACACCTATTAAGAATACAGAAGAAAAGCTTCTTCATGCTTAACTTCTGTGATCATCAAACTTTTGTTAATACCTAAGTTATCAAAGTATATAGTGGTTGCAAATCTTTCTGAGGTTCTCAAACAAAAAAACAACGTTGCCGTAGCATTTTTCTTGATAAAAAACACAACTTTAGGAGTAATTTCATGGCAGGACTTCACCGTTACAAATGCTTTTTAATACAAATAAACTCTAGTATAGAAAGTGAGTCGCAACAAACTGAGAACATAGTTTTATCTGATAAACCAATAGTAATTGGACGAGATGCTAGTTGTTGTGACATTGTTTTAGATTCCACGAAATACCAGGAAGTGTCCCGTCAGCATTTAAAAATTTCCCCCCTCTCGTCTGGTTCTCCCAGTGATCTGCCTCAATGGGAAATATCCGATTTGGAAAGCCGTAATGGTATTTATATTAATGGTCAGCGCTTACAAGGTTCTCAAATTTTGCAAGTACATGACCAGATCAAACTTGGTCGCAAGGGTCCAGAATTCGTTTTTGAGTGTGAACAGATTAGCTTTGTTGGTATCAGCGATATATTTCCTGTCGTCTCAGG
This portion of the Brasilonema sennae CENA114 genome encodes:
- a CDS encoding type II toxin-antitoxin system HicB family antitoxin, which encodes MKQTKQLTAIIEREGDGYVSLCPELDIASQGSTIEEARDNLVEALELFFETAAAAEIQERLHTEVFVTRLEVSVG
- a CDS encoding 6-carboxytetrahydropterin synthase; the protein is MLCIISRRAQFSASHRYWLPELSEAENIQKFGACSRFPGYGHNYVLFVSLVGELDEYGMILNLSNVKHVINRKVTSILDFSYLNDVWLEFQQTLPTPENIARVIWQRLKPDLPLVRIQLFEHPELWADYLGNGMEAYLTLSTYFSAAHKLAHPRLSGEENFKIYGKCANPNGHGHNYHLEVTVKGEIDPRTGMIVDLGALNQAIKEYVIELFDHSFLNKDVPYFAEVVPTAENIALCISQLLRSPIQELGATLYKVKLMETPNNSCEIYCTESDSNSVNAAQNQPVLVRL
- a CDS encoding type II toxin-antitoxin system HicA family toxin, with translation MGKLGVLSGGEVCKILEQHGFVQVRQRGSHIIMQLQTEDSTITVPVPAHDKLRTGTLQSILRQSGLPRALFEVDS